The following are encoded together in the Streptomyces tsukubensis genome:
- the hpt gene encoding hypoxanthine phosphoribosyltransferase, producing the protein MRVDAKDMGTDLESVLLTKEEIDAKLAELAAKIDAEYAGKDLLLVGVLKGAVMVMADLARALSTPVTMDWMAVSSYGAGTQSSGVVRILKDLDTDIKGKHVLIVEDIIDSGLTLSWLLTNLGSREPASLEVCTLLRKPDAAKVAIDVKWTGFDIPNEFVVGYGLDYSEKYRNLPFVGTLAPHVYGGA; encoded by the coding sequence ATGCGGGTGGACGCGAAAGACATGGGTACCGACCTGGAGTCGGTGCTCCTCACCAAGGAAGAGATCGACGCCAAGCTGGCCGAACTGGCAGCGAAGATCGACGCGGAATACGCGGGCAAGGACCTCCTCCTCGTCGGTGTCCTCAAGGGCGCGGTGATGGTGATGGCGGATCTGGCGCGAGCGCTGTCCACCCCCGTCACGATGGACTGGATGGCCGTGTCGTCGTACGGCGCGGGCACCCAGTCCTCGGGTGTCGTCAGGATCCTCAAGGACCTCGACACCGACATCAAGGGCAAGCACGTCCTGATCGTCGAGGACATCATCGACTCGGGACTGACGCTCTCCTGGCTGCTGACCAACCTCGGCTCCCGCGAGCCGGCCTCCCTGGAGGTCTGCACGCTGCTGCGGAAGCCGGACGCCGCGAAGGTCGCGATCGACGTGAAGTGGACCGGCTTCGACATCCCGAACGAATTCGTGGTCGGCTACGGCCTGGACTACTCGGAGAAGTACCGGAACCTGCCGTTCGTCGGCACTCTGGCCCCGCACGTGTACGGCGGCGCCTGA
- the tilS gene encoding tRNA lysidine(34) synthetase TilS, with protein sequence MGPHPAVAAIRLAVRRVLHDVLTQYQHGEHPARRAAPPHGGPPAQHPERLATPPEWAAGILRASRPFRPPLPDAPLVLVACSGGADSMALASALAFEAPRLGIRAGGITVDHGLQIGSDIRAAEVAARLTALCLDPVDSVAVDVGRDGGPEAAARDARYAALDAAADRHSAAAVLLGHTRDDQAETVLLGLARGSGTRSLSGMADVSGTEGRYRRPFLRVDRQTARRACMVQSLPVWDDPHNTDPAYTRSRLRHEGLPALEKALGKGVVEALARTAQLSRDDADALDAWAARAEPSVRDDSGHLDCAGLYALPPAVRRRILRSALLDAGAPAGALFARHIEEVDRLITGWRGQRAINLPGKVEARRQGGRLVIRQG encoded by the coding sequence ATGGGTCCCCACCCCGCGGTCGCGGCGATACGTTTGGCGGTCCGCCGCGTACTCCACGACGTCCTCACCCAGTACCAGCACGGCGAACACCCCGCGCGCCGCGCCGCCCCTCCGCACGGCGGGCCACCCGCCCAGCACCCGGAGCGGCTGGCGACGCCCCCCGAGTGGGCCGCCGGGATCCTCCGCGCGAGCCGCCCCTTCCGGCCCCCGCTGCCGGACGCACCGCTCGTCCTCGTCGCCTGTTCAGGTGGCGCCGACTCCATGGCGCTCGCCTCCGCCCTCGCCTTCGAAGCCCCCCGGCTCGGTATCAGGGCCGGCGGTATCACCGTCGACCACGGCCTCCAGATCGGATCCGACATCCGTGCCGCGGAAGTCGCAGCCCGGCTGACAGCCCTGTGCCTCGACCCGGTGGACTCCGTGGCCGTGGACGTGGGCAGGGACGGCGGGCCCGAGGCAGCGGCCCGCGACGCCCGCTACGCGGCCCTGGACGCCGCGGCGGACCGGCACTCGGCCGCCGCCGTCCTCCTCGGCCACACCCGCGACGACCAAGCTGAGACGGTTCTCCTCGGCCTCGCCCGCGGCTCGGGCACCCGCTCCCTGTCCGGCATGGCCGACGTCTCAGGCACCGAAGGTCGCTACCGCCGCCCGTTCCTGCGCGTCGACCGGCAGACGGCCCGCAGGGCCTGCATGGTCCAGTCGCTGCCCGTCTGGGACGACCCGCACAACACCGACCCCGCCTACACCCGTTCCCGGCTGCGCCACGAGGGGCTGCCCGCCCTGGAGAAGGCGCTCGGCAAGGGTGTCGTCGAAGCGCTCGCCCGCACCGCACAGCTCTCCAGGGACGACGCCGACGCCCTGGACGCCTGGGCGGCCCGCGCCGAACCCTCCGTACGGGACGACTCGGGCCACCTCGACTGCGCGGGGCTCTACGCACTGCCCCCCGCCGTACGCCGCAGGATCCTGCGCTCGGCGCTGCTCGACGCGGGTGCTCCCGCGGGTGCGCTGTTCGCCCGTCACATAGAGGAAGTCGACCGCCTCATCACCGGCTGGCGGGGCCAGCGGGCCATCAACCTGCCGGGCAAAGTCGAGGCCAGGCGGCAGGGTGGCAGACTTGTCATCCGGCAAGGCTGA